The proteins below come from a single Parazoarcus communis genomic window:
- a CDS encoding F0F1 ATP synthase subunit B, with protein MNLNATLIAQLVVFFILAWFTMKFVWPPIVKALDERAKKIADGLTAADKAKSDLALAEKKVVEELRKARESAGDVRASAEKQASQLVDEARAEANRIIAAAREAAEAEAGTAAQRAKEALRDQVAHLAVAGAEKILRREINTQVHAELLANLKQELQ; from the coding sequence GTGAATTTGAACGCAACTCTGATAGCTCAGCTCGTTGTGTTCTTCATTCTGGCGTGGTTCACGATGAAATTCGTGTGGCCGCCCATTGTGAAGGCACTTGACGAGCGTGCGAAGAAGATCGCAGACGGGCTGACAGCTGCGGATAAGGCTAAGTCGGACCTGGCACTTGCCGAAAAGAAGGTCGTCGAGGAACTGCGCAAGGCTCGCGAATCCGCGGGTGATGTGCGCGCCTCTGCTGAAAAGCAGGCGAGCCAACTGGTCGACGAGGCCCGTGCCGAAGCCAACCGCATCATCGCCGCCGCACGTGAAGCAGCCGAAGCCGAAGCCGGCACTGCTGCCCAGCGCGCCAAGGAAGCCCTGCGCGACCAGGTCGCCCATCTGGCTGTTGCCGGTGCAGAGAAGATCCTGCGCCGCGAGATCAACACCCAGGTGCATGCCGAGCTGCTTGCCAACCTGAAACAGGAACTGCAATAA
- a CDS encoding F0F1 ATP synthase subunit delta yields the protein MAENVTIARPYADAAFELARGAGALGPWSEVLDRLASVAADSEMLALFNDPKFSGEQLNKLMLEVAGDLSAEQQNFIRVLVEGERLQVLPEIRDLFVALKNEHEGVLEAKIASAFPLDDAALASLKADLEARFKTKLDVSVSIDPELIGGVRIAIGDEVIDASVRGKLANMAAALKN from the coding sequence ATGGCCGAGAATGTCACCATCGCGCGTCCCTATGCCGATGCCGCCTTCGAGCTGGCTCGCGGGGCAGGTGCGCTGGGGCCTTGGTCGGAAGTGCTGGATCGGCTCGCCTCCGTGGCGGCCGACTCCGAAATGCTGGCGCTCTTCAATGATCCCAAGTTTTCCGGCGAACAGCTGAACAAGCTGATGCTGGAAGTTGCTGGTGATCTGAGCGCCGAACAGCAGAACTTCATCCGCGTACTCGTGGAAGGAGAACGTCTGCAAGTGCTTCCGGAGATCCGTGACCTGTTCGTTGCACTGAAGAACGAACATGAGGGCGTCCTTGAGGCAAAAATCGCCTCAGCCTTCCCGCTTGACGATGCCGCACTGGCTTCGCTGAAAGCTGATCTTGAAGCCCGCTTCAAGACCAAGCTCGACGTGAGTGTCAGTATCGACCCCGAGCTTATCGGTGGGGTCCGCATCGCCATTGGCGACGAAGTGATCGACGCCTCGGTCCGCGGCAAGCTCGCGAACATGGCCGCTGCGCTTAAGAACTAG
- the atpA gene encoding F0F1 ATP synthase subunit alpha, producing MQLNPSEISDLIKSRIQNLQLAATSRNEGTVVSVTDGITRIHGLTDVMQGEMLEFPGNTYGLALNLERDSVGAVVLGEYEQITEGDTVKATGRILEVPVGPELIGRVVNALGQPIDGKGPINAKLTDKIEKVAPGVIERQSVSQPVQTGLKSVDSMVPIGRGQRELIIGDRQTGKTAVAVDAIINQKGQNMFCVYVAIGQKASTVANVVRKLEENGAMEYTIVVAATASESAAMQYLSAYSGCTMGEYFRDRGMDAMIVYDDLTKQAWAYRQVSLLLRRPPGREAYPGDVFYLHSRLLERAARVNADYVEKFTNGEVKGKTGSLTALPIIETQAGDVSAFVPTNVISITDGQIFLETDLFNAGIRPAINAGISVSRVGGSAQTKVIKKLSGGIRTDLAQYRELAAFAQFASDLDDATRKQLERGRRVTELMKQAQYSPLSISDMAITLYAVNNGYFDDVDVPRLLAFESGLQQFVKTKNADLVKKIADTKELDADGEKLLVAAITEFKKSWA from the coding sequence ATGCAACTCAACCCCTCTGAAATCAGTGACCTGATTAAGAGCCGGATCCAGAACCTGCAGCTCGCCGCCACGTCGCGTAACGAGGGTACGGTGGTCTCCGTCACGGACGGTATCACCCGCATCCACGGCCTGACCGACGTCATGCAAGGCGAAATGCTGGAGTTTCCCGGCAACACCTACGGCCTCGCGCTCAACCTCGAGCGTGACTCCGTCGGTGCCGTTGTGCTCGGCGAATACGAGCAAATCACCGAAGGCGACACCGTCAAGGCAACCGGCCGCATTCTCGAAGTGCCCGTCGGCCCCGAGCTGATCGGTCGTGTCGTGAACGCACTGGGCCAGCCGATCGACGGCAAGGGTCCGATCAACGCCAAGCTGACCGACAAGATCGAAAAGGTCGCGCCGGGCGTTATCGAGCGTCAGTCCGTCTCCCAGCCGGTTCAGACCGGTCTGAAGTCGGTCGACTCCATGGTGCCAATCGGCCGTGGTCAGCGCGAGCTGATCATTGGTGACCGCCAGACTGGTAAGACGGCCGTCGCGGTTGATGCGATCATCAACCAGAAAGGCCAGAACATGTTCTGCGTTTACGTTGCAATCGGTCAGAAGGCTTCGACCGTCGCCAACGTGGTGCGCAAGCTGGAAGAAAACGGCGCGATGGAATACACCATCGTCGTGGCCGCAACCGCTTCCGAATCTGCTGCCATGCAGTACCTGTCGGCCTACTCCGGCTGCACGATGGGCGAGTACTTCCGCGACCGCGGCATGGACGCGATGATCGTTTATGACGATCTGACCAAGCAGGCCTGGGCCTACCGTCAGGTATCCCTGCTGCTGCGCCGTCCGCCGGGCCGTGAAGCCTACCCGGGCGACGTGTTCTATCTGCACTCCCGCCTGCTCGAGCGTGCCGCTCGTGTGAACGCCGACTACGTCGAGAAGTTCACCAACGGTGAAGTCAAGGGCAAGACCGGTTCGCTGACCGCGCTGCCGATCATCGAAACCCAGGCCGGCGACGTCTCCGCGTTCGTTCCGACCAACGTGATTTCGATTACCGACGGCCAGATCTTCCTTGAGACCGACCTGTTCAACGCCGGTATCCGCCCCGCTATCAACGCCGGTATCTCGGTGTCGCGAGTCGGTGGTTCGGCCCAGACCAAGGTCATCAAGAAGCTCTCCGGTGGTATCCGTACCGACTTGGCGCAGTACCGCGAACTCGCAGCGTTTGCCCAGTTTGCTTCCGACCTCGACGACGCAACCCGCAAGCAGCTCGAGCGCGGTCGCCGCGTGACCGAACTGATGAAGCAGGCTCAGTACTCGCCGCTGTCGATTTCGGACATGGCCATTACCCTGTACGCGGTGAACAACGGTTACTTCGACGATGTCGACGTGCCGCGTCTGCTGGCCTTCGAATCCGGCCTGCAGCAGTTCGTCAAGACCAAGAACGCTGATCTCGTGAAGAAGATCGCCGATACCAAGGAACTCGACGCCGACGGCGAAAAGCTTCTGGTCGCTGCGATCACCGAGTTCAAGAAGAGCTGGGCTTAA
- the atpG gene encoding F0F1 ATP synthase subunit gamma, whose amino-acid sequence MASGKEIRTKIKSVQNTRKITKAMEMVAASKMRKAQDRMRSARPYAEKIRRLAANLSQANVTEYQHPFLVRKDQVKRVGLILVTTDKGLCGGMNTNVQRVAVTAMKEWEAAGATEIRACCIGNKGFGFMQRVGAKVASHVVQLGDTPHLEKLIGPVKVMLDAFQNGELDAVYVVYTRFINTMKQEPMLEQLLPLTGEKLGTPDTSWDYLYEPDPQVVIDEMLVRYVEALVYQAVAESMASEQSARMVAMKAASDNAKNVIGELQLVYNKTRQAAITKELSEIVSGAAAV is encoded by the coding sequence ATGGCTAGCGGTAAGGAAATCCGTACCAAGATCAAGAGCGTGCAAAACACGCGCAAGATCACCAAGGCCATGGAAATGGTGGCCGCATCCAAAATGCGCAAAGCGCAGGACCGGATGCGCTCCGCCCGACCCTATGCCGAAAAGATCCGCCGACTCGCCGCGAACCTGTCTCAGGCCAATGTAACTGAATACCAACACCCCTTCCTGGTCCGCAAGGACCAGGTGAAGCGGGTGGGCTTGATTCTGGTGACGACCGATAAGGGCCTTTGTGGCGGCATGAACACCAACGTCCAGCGCGTAGCCGTGACTGCGATGAAGGAATGGGAAGCCGCTGGTGCAACCGAGATCCGTGCCTGCTGCATCGGCAACAAGGGTTTCGGTTTCATGCAAAGGGTGGGCGCCAAGGTTGCTTCGCATGTCGTGCAGTTGGGCGACACGCCGCACCTTGAAAAGCTCATCGGCCCGGTCAAGGTGATGCTCGATGCTTTCCAGAACGGCGAGCTCGACGCGGTCTACGTGGTCTATACCCGTTTCATCAATACGATGAAGCAGGAACCCATGCTCGAACAGCTGCTGCCGCTGACCGGCGAAAAGCTGGGTACCCCCGACACGTCGTGGGACTACCTCTACGAGCCCGATCCGCAAGTCGTGATCGACGAAATGCTGGTGCGTTACGTCGAAGCGCTGGTGTATCAGGCAGTGGCCGAGAGCATGGCTTCCGAGCAGAGCGCACGTATGGTGGCAATGAAGGCTGCTTCCGACAATGCGAAGAACGTGATTGGCGAGCTTCAGCTGGTCTACAACAAGACCCGCCAGGCCGCGATCACCAAAGAGCTGTCGGAAATCGTCAGCGGCGCCGCGGCGGTCTAA
- the atpD gene encoding F0F1 ATP synthase subunit beta: MSTGTIVQCIGAVVDIQFPRDAMPKIYEALKLEDAANSFAEDGLTFEVQQQLGDGVVRTIAMGSSDGLRRGMKVGSTGAGISVPVGEGTLGRIMDVLGRPIDEAGPIECDELRQIHQKAPKFDELSPSVELLETGIKVIDLICPFAKGGKVGLFGGAGVGKTVNMMELINNIAKQHAGLSVFAGVGERTREGNDFYHEMKDSNVLDKVAMVFGQMNEPPGNRLRVALTGLTMAERFRDDGRDILFFVDNIYRYTLAGTEVSALLGRMPSAVGYQPTLAEEMGRLQERITSTKVGSITSIQAVYVPADDLTDPSPATTFLHLDSTVVLSRDIAALGIYPAVDPLDSTSRQLDPLVVGEEHYNVARQVQQTLQKYKELRDIIAILGMDELSPEDKLAVGRARKIQRFLSQPFHVAEVFTGSPGKYVTLNDTIKGFKMIVSGECDSMPEQAFYMVGGIEEAIEKAKKLQ; the protein is encoded by the coding sequence ATGAGTACTGGTACGATCGTTCAGTGCATCGGCGCGGTGGTGGACATTCAGTTCCCGCGCGACGCGATGCCCAAGATTTATGAGGCTCTGAAGCTCGAAGACGCTGCCAACTCCTTTGCCGAAGACGGCTTGACCTTCGAGGTCCAGCAGCAGCTCGGTGATGGCGTGGTGCGTACCATTGCGATGGGCTCTTCCGATGGCCTGCGCCGCGGAATGAAGGTTGGCAGCACCGGCGCCGGTATCTCGGTTCCGGTCGGTGAAGGCACCCTCGGCCGCATCATGGACGTGCTGGGTCGCCCGATTGACGAAGCTGGTCCGATCGAATGCGATGAGCTGCGTCAGATTCACCAGAAGGCTCCGAAGTTCGACGAACTTTCGCCTTCCGTGGAACTGCTCGAAACCGGCATCAAGGTTATCGATCTGATCTGCCCGTTCGCAAAGGGCGGTAAGGTAGGCCTGTTCGGTGGCGCCGGTGTGGGCAAGACGGTGAACATGATGGAACTCATCAACAACATCGCCAAGCAGCACGCGGGTCTCTCCGTGTTTGCCGGTGTGGGTGAGCGTACTCGTGAGGGTAACGACTTCTACCACGAGATGAAGGACTCCAACGTTCTCGACAAGGTTGCGATGGTGTTCGGTCAGATGAACGAACCCCCGGGCAACCGTCTGCGCGTGGCGCTGACCGGCCTGACGATGGCCGAGCGTTTCCGTGACGACGGCCGCGACATCCTGTTCTTCGTGGATAACATCTACCGCTACACGCTGGCCGGTACCGAAGTGTCCGCACTGCTTGGCCGTATGCCTTCTGCCGTGGGCTATCAGCCGACGCTGGCTGAAGAAATGGGCCGTCTGCAAGAGCGTATTACCTCGACCAAGGTTGGTTCGATCACCTCCATCCAGGCCGTGTATGTGCCTGCGGATGACTTGACCGACCCGTCGCCGGCAACGACCTTCCTGCACCTCGACTCCACCGTCGTGCTGTCGCGTGACATCGCCGCACTGGGTATCTACCCGGCCGTCGATCCGCTCGACTCCACCAGCCGCCAGCTCGATCCGCTGGTCGTGGGTGAAGAGCACTACAACGTGGCTCGTCAGGTTCAGCAGACGCTGCAGAAGTACAAGGAACTGCGTGACATCATCGCGATTCTGGGCATGGACGAACTGTCTCCCGAAGACAAGCTCGCCGTGGGCCGTGCGCGTAAGATCCAGCGCTTCCTGTCGCAGCCCTTCCACGTTGCGGAAGTCTTCACCGGTTCGCCCGGCAAGTACGTGACCCTCAACGACACGATCAAGGGCTTCAAGATGATCGTGAGCGGCGAGTGTGACTCCATGCCCGAACAGGCTTTCTACATGGTCGGCGGCATCGAAGAGGCCATCGAGAAAGCGAAGAAGCTCCAGTAA
- a CDS encoding F0F1 ATP synthase subunit epsilon produces MAMTVHVDIVSAEEQIFSGLAEFVALPGEAGELGILPGHMPLMTRIRPGAVRVKVPNQAEEELVFVAGGILEVQPGLVTVLADTAIRGKDLDEAKALEAKRKAEEALSNQSAQLDYAKAQAELSEAIAQIAAIQKLRKRN; encoded by the coding sequence ATGGCTATGACGGTTCACGTAGACATCGTCAGTGCGGAAGAGCAGATTTTTTCCGGGCTGGCGGAGTTCGTCGCGCTGCCTGGCGAGGCGGGTGAACTCGGCATCCTGCCCGGACACATGCCGCTGATGACCCGGATCAGACCGGGTGCGGTACGGGTCAAGGTTCCGAATCAGGCGGAAGAAGAGCTGGTCTTTGTTGCTGGCGGCATCCTTGAGGTTCAGCCCGGTCTGGTGACCGTGCTGGCGGACACCGCGATTCGCGGCAAGGATCTCGACGAAGCGAAGGCACTGGAAGCCAAGCGCAAGGCAGAAGAAGCGCTTTCCAACCAGAGCGCCCAGCTTGACTACGCCAAGGCTCAGGCTGAACTGAGCGAAGCGATCGCCCAGATCGCAGCAATTCAGAAGCTGCGTAAGCGCAACTGA
- a CDS encoding ubiquinone biosynthesis accessory factor UbiJ, with protein MIDSLFLSGANHLLAQSGWARSRLQPHAGKRARLDVSPVSIDFSITAEGHFAASSSDESPDVSLQLPLSESPRALNGGIEALMSQVRIAGNAEFADALGFVFRHLRWDLEEDLSRVVGDIAAHRIVSTGVALGKAQQRLATSLTGNAVEYLTEEQPILTSKPMVSTFDDDIRAFRDAVARLEKRIDRLGQRGKIARR; from the coding sequence ATGATCGACAGCCTCTTTCTCTCTGGCGCCAACCACCTGCTTGCCCAGTCTGGCTGGGCGCGCAGCCGACTGCAGCCGCATGCTGGCAAACGGGCGCGGCTGGACGTCTCCCCGGTTTCAATCGACTTCTCGATCACAGCCGAGGGGCACTTCGCTGCCAGCAGCAGCGATGAATCACCCGATGTAAGCCTGCAACTGCCGCTGAGCGAGTCTCCGCGCGCACTGAACGGTGGCATCGAAGCCTTGATGTCCCAGGTACGGATTGCAGGCAACGCAGAGTTCGCCGACGCGCTGGGCTTCGTTTTCCGCCACCTGCGCTGGGACCTCGAGGAGGACCTGTCCCGCGTCGTAGGGGATATCGCTGCACATCGTATCGTCAGCACCGGCGTTGCCCTTGGCAAGGCACAGCAGCGGCTTGCCACAAGCCTCACCGGTAACGCGGTGGAGTACCTGACCGAGGAGCAGCCGATACTGACCTCGAAGCCGATGGTCTCGACCTTCGATGATGACATCCGCGCCTTCCGCGACGCGGTGGCACGGCTGGAAAAACGCATCGACCGCCTTGGGCAGCGCGGCAAAATCGCGCGACGCTGA
- a CDS encoding Tim44 domain-containing protein, with amino-acid sequence MKHLFLSLMMVIFTFGVAAPEAEAKRLGGGSSFGMKRSTPPAVSPTRPSAAPPAAAAAQPRRSWMGPIAGLAAGLGLAALFSSLGMGEGFANFVMIALLAVAGVMLFKFLFRRGASPQARGMQYAGATQGQGATPFTPQNASAAPSSGAATSGPVASSAASNFDAEGFARQAKLNFIRLQTANDSANLEDLREFTTPEVYAEISMQIAERGDATQRTDVVELNAEVIEVVEEADRYIVSVRFTGLLREDEAAAPAALDEVWHLVKPVSGDAGWRVAGIQQTN; translated from the coding sequence ATGAAGCACCTCTTCCTTTCCCTGATGATGGTGATTTTCACCTTCGGCGTTGCGGCACCGGAAGCCGAGGCCAAGCGCCTTGGCGGTGGCAGCAGCTTCGGCATGAAGCGCTCGACGCCGCCCGCAGTGTCGCCCACGCGTCCGTCTGCAGCTCCTCCTGCAGCCGCCGCAGCACAGCCCCGTCGTTCGTGGATGGGTCCGATTGCCGGTCTGGCAGCCGGTCTCGGCCTCGCCGCACTGTTCTCCAGCCTCGGCATGGGTGAAGGTTTTGCCAACTTCGTCATGATCGCCCTGCTCGCGGTCGCCGGCGTGATGCTGTTCAAGTTCCTGTTCCGTCGTGGCGCTTCTCCGCAGGCCCGGGGGATGCAGTACGCCGGTGCGACTCAGGGACAAGGCGCAACGCCTTTCACTCCGCAGAACGCCTCAGCAGCACCTTCGAGCGGCGCAGCAACCAGCGGACCTGTTGCATCGTCCGCCGCATCGAACTTTGATGCCGAAGGCTTCGCCCGTCAGGCCAAGCTGAACTTCATTCGCCTGCAGACTGCCAACGATTCGGCAAACCTTGAAGATCTGCGCGAGTTCACCACGCCCGAAGTGTATGCAGAGATCAGCATGCAGATCGCCGAGCGCGGCGACGCGACGCAACGCACCGACGTCGTTGAGCTCAACGCAGAAGTGATCGAGGTTGTCGAAGAAGCTGATCGCTACATCGTCAGCGTTCGCTTCACCGGGCTGCTGCGTGAGGATGAGGCTGCAGCACCCGCTGCACTCGATGAGGTCTGGCACCTCGTGAAGCCGGTCAGCGGCGATGCAGGCTGGCGTGTTGCCGGCATTCAGCAAACCAACTGA
- the ubiE gene encoding bifunctional demethylmenaquinone methyltransferase/2-methoxy-6-polyprenyl-1,4-benzoquinol methylase UbiE translates to MKENTTHFGFETVAEEQKQRKVAEVFSSVAQKYDVMNDLMSFGLHRIWKAFTIQISGVRTGDRVLDVAGGTADLSLAFARKVGERGQVWLTDINHAMLSRGRDRVVDKGFSLPVAQCNAEKLPFPDDWFDCVTVAFGLRNMTHKDVALAEMRRVLRPGGRLLVLEFSKVWKPLAPVYDLYSFKLLPWMGNKVADDADSYRYLAESIRMHPGQEELKTMMEQAGLQRVDYFNLSAGVVALHRGYKL, encoded by the coding sequence ATGAAAGAAAACACCACTCACTTCGGCTTCGAGACAGTCGCCGAAGAGCAGAAACAACGAAAGGTCGCCGAGGTCTTTTCGTCGGTCGCACAAAAGTACGACGTGATGAACGACCTGATGTCGTTCGGCCTGCATCGGATCTGGAAGGCGTTCACCATCCAGATTTCCGGTGTTCGCACCGGTGACCGTGTCCTTGACGTTGCTGGCGGCACCGCCGACCTCTCGCTCGCTTTCGCGCGCAAGGTCGGCGAACGCGGCCAGGTGTGGCTGACCGACATCAATCACGCGATGCTGTCGCGTGGCCGCGACCGCGTTGTCGACAAGGGCTTCTCCCTGCCCGTGGCGCAGTGCAATGCCGAAAAGCTGCCCTTTCCGGACGACTGGTTCGACTGCGTCACCGTCGCCTTCGGACTGCGCAACATGACCCACAAGGATGTCGCCCTGGCCGAAATGCGCCGCGTGCTGCGTCCAGGCGGACGCCTGCTCGTGCTCGAATTTTCAAAGGTGTGGAAACCGCTTGCACCGGTGTATGACCTGTACTCTTTCAAGCTCCTGCCGTGGATGGGCAACAAGGTCGCCGACGACGCCGACAGCTACCGTTACCTGGCCGAATCCATCCGTATGCACCCCGGTCAGGAAGAACTTAAGACCATGATGGAACAAGCTGGCCTTCAGCGTGTCGACTACTTCAACCTCAGCGCGGGCGTCGTTGCCTTGCACCGTGGTTACAAACTTTGA
- a CDS encoding gamma-butyrobetaine hydroxylase-like domain-containing protein, whose amino-acid sequence MAGLDKDTPLPTAITLHRKSRKLEIAFDDGSLFELPFEYLRVYSPSAEVRGHGAGQETLQQGKRDVDIASLEPVGNYAIKPVFDDGHDSGLYSWDYLYLLGRNQAEMWQDYLERLERDNGTRDPALVPPAAPKGGCGSHHH is encoded by the coding sequence ATGGCCGGACTCGACAAGGACACCCCCCTTCCCACCGCAATCACCTTGCACCGCAAGTCGCGCAAGCTCGAAATTGCGTTTGACGATGGCAGCCTTTTCGAACTTCCCTTCGAATATCTGCGCGTCTATTCGCCCTCGGCCGAGGTGCGCGGTCATGGCGCGGGGCAGGAAACACTGCAGCAGGGCAAGCGTGACGTCGATATCGCCTCACTTGAGCCGGTCGGCAATTATGCAATCAAACCCGTCTTTGACGACGGTCACGACAGCGGACTCTACTCCTGGGATTACCTCTACCTGCTCGGCCGCAATCAGGCCGAAATGTGGCAGGACTACCTCGAGCGCCTTGAGCGGGACAACGGAACCCGGGATCCGGCACTCGTCCCGCCGGCAGCGCCCAAGGGCGGCTGCGGCAGCCACCATCACTGA
- the phoB gene encoding phosphate regulon transcriptional regulator PhoB gives MPANILLVEDEPAIQELIAANLARAGHHVVRAADAETAQRIVRDALPDLVLLDWMLPGASGMDFARRLRADERTRSIPIIMLTARGEEQDKVSGLETGADDYITKPFSPRELVARIKAVLRRRAPQATEDPVELGGLRLDPETHRVTAGEQALALGPTEFRLLHFLMTHPERVHSRAQLLDQVWGDHVFVEERTVDVHIRRLRCALEPSSHDALVQTVRGSGYRFSAQAELPPVVR, from the coding sequence ATGCCTGCCAATATCCTGCTGGTCGAAGACGAACCTGCAATCCAGGAACTGATCGCTGCGAACCTTGCGCGCGCAGGTCACCATGTTGTGCGTGCTGCGGACGCCGAGACGGCTCAGCGTATCGTGCGCGATGCCTTGCCCGATCTGGTGCTGCTCGACTGGATGCTGCCGGGCGCTTCCGGTATGGACTTCGCGCGCCGCTTGCGCGCAGACGAGCGCACCCGGAGTATCCCGATCATCATGCTGACCGCCCGCGGCGAGGAGCAGGACAAGGTGAGTGGGCTCGAAACCGGTGCTGACGATTACATCACCAAGCCTTTCAGCCCGCGCGAACTGGTCGCGCGCATCAAGGCAGTGCTGCGCAGGCGTGCGCCGCAGGCCACCGAGGACCCGGTTGAATTGGGGGGGCTGAGGCTCGACCCCGAGACGCACCGCGTGACGGCCGGCGAGCAGGCGCTTGCGCTCGGCCCCACCGAGTTCCGCCTGCTGCACTTTCTGATGACTCACCCGGAGCGGGTGCACTCGCGGGCACAGTTGCTCGATCAAGTGTGGGGCGATCACGTTTTCGTCGAAGAGCGCACGGTCGATGTGCATATCCGGCGCCTGCGCTGCGCACTCGAGCCCTCAAGTCACGACGCGCTGGTGCAGACCGTGCGCGGCAGTGGTTATCGCTTTTCGGCGCAGGCAGAGCTGCCGCCCGTCGTGCGATAA
- the phoR gene encoding phosphate regulon sensor histidine kinase PhoR codes for MRYLWTGVLSALCLLALVSAVIAIFAGTTGGLMAFILGVLLLLGWHVHNLIRLVMWSREPIGTPVPRAGGSWGQVFAELNRRSRVSYDMRERLSSALERFHDASQAMPDGVLYLSDNDTIEWINLKAEQHFGLDHTHDIGAPVTNLVRQPEFVHYLQSGYHDEPLVMAAGRRSGLTLQVQVIPFGDDQKMVLSRDISQLERLETMRRDFVANVSHELRTPLTVIGGFLETLVDGLDDYEREDVMRFLRLALDQSSRMGRLIEDLLTLSALETGAPAPAEERIDVGELMEEIREDTELLSAGRHTVTLQMEGDGVLLGSGKEIHSAFANLASNAVRYTPEGGKIDLLWRVDAQGAEFSVRDTGIGVDPEHIPRLTERFYRVDRGRSRETGGTGLGLAIVKHILTRHQAELRVSSKQGEGSVFSVRLPPARLMALPAR; via the coding sequence GTGCGCTATCTATGGACCGGTGTTTTGTCGGCGCTGTGTCTGCTGGCATTGGTCTCGGCTGTGATCGCCATTTTTGCCGGCACGACCGGGGGCCTGATGGCCTTCATCCTGGGTGTTCTGCTCCTGCTCGGCTGGCATGTACACAACCTGATCCGGCTCGTCATGTGGAGCCGGGAGCCGATTGGCACACCGGTGCCGCGCGCAGGGGGCAGCTGGGGGCAGGTTTTCGCCGAGCTGAATCGCCGCTCGCGAGTGTCCTACGACATGCGCGAACGCCTTTCGTCTGCGCTGGAGCGTTTCCACGACGCCAGCCAGGCAATGCCGGACGGAGTGCTCTATCTCTCCGACAATGACACCATCGAGTGGATCAACCTCAAGGCCGAGCAGCACTTCGGGCTTGATCACACGCATGACATCGGCGCGCCGGTCACCAACCTGGTTCGTCAGCCCGAGTTTGTTCATTATCTCCAGTCCGGTTACCACGACGAGCCCTTGGTCATGGCAGCAGGGCGACGCAGTGGCCTGACATTGCAGGTTCAGGTCATTCCCTTCGGCGACGACCAGAAGATGGTGCTGTCGCGCGACATCTCGCAACTCGAGCGTCTCGAAACCATGCGGCGCGACTTCGTGGCCAATGTGTCGCATGAACTGCGCACACCGTTGACCGTCATCGGTGGCTTTCTCGAGACCCTGGTCGACGGTCTGGACGACTATGAGCGCGAGGACGTGATGCGCTTCCTGCGTCTCGCTCTGGATCAGTCATCCCGCATGGGGCGGCTGATTGAGGATTTGTTGACGCTGTCTGCGCTGGAAACGGGGGCTCCTGCCCCGGCAGAAGAAAGAATCGACGTCGGTGAGCTGATGGAGGAGATCCGCGAGGACACCGAACTGCTGTCGGCCGGTCGCCACACGGTGACGCTGCAGATGGAAGGTGACGGTGTGCTGCTGGGGAGCGGCAAGGAGATCCACAGTGCGTTCGCCAATCTGGCGAGCAATGCGGTGCGCTATACGCCAGAGGGGGGAAAAATAGATCTCTTATGGCGTGTTGATGCTCAAGGCGCGGAGTTCTCGGTGCGGGATACCGGAATCGGCGTCGATCCGGAGCACATTCCGCGCCTGACCGAGCGCTTCTACCGTGTGGACCGCGGCCGCTCGCGCGAAACCGGGGGCACGGGCCTCGGTCTGGCGATCGTCAAGCACATCCTGACGCGCCACCAGGCCGAGCTCAGGGTCAGCAGCAAGCAGGGTGAAGGCAGCGTGTTCAGTGTCCGCCTGCCCCCCGCAAGGCTTATGGCGCTTCCGGCGCGATAG